TTAAGCTTAACTTCTTGTTCAGCTAATATGGTAAGACGACCTTTCTCGACATAGACTTGAACATCCTCTGCTCTAAAATTTGACATATCAATAAAAACTGTTATTTTTTTGCGTTCACATATAatctataattaaatattatattaaaaataaaaaaaaaaaattttttttaccttagATGGAGTTTCTCTTATTTTTGCTAACTGCTGATCCATCTCTTTGACTGGTAATGAATAGTCAAATggatttttcttattttttgaactatttttattatcagaaataaaaaatggtggatttgtttttatttgtttttgataatttgtaaaagtatttttattatcagaAAAAACTGGAGTATACAACGGAGTTGGTAAACATTTATCACTATATAATGAGGATGATAACCTTTGTGGTAAATTACGTTGTGAATGTCTGATAGTTTGTGAATTTGGGGCCattgttattatttcttagtagtatattattattataactgGAAACCTTATggaagtaataataaattttagcAACTTTAAACAAGTTTACGActaaattgaaatttttattaaaagcgacattataaaatcaaaacATATGAATTGAAAAGATACGGTtagtaaaatttatgttttcaataataaatgGACAATaggataatttttaatacgtAAAATAGTCTTAACATATTCAACTCTTTCTCTTTTTTTCCTTCTAAATAATTACCTATTGTAATCCAGTCACaacataattataaataaaggactatataattatttttatgtttaaaaacaaaaaaaaagaaaatatgttattttttttcaaatataattgaaaaataatataatttttaaatatttttacaaatgatacaataaattttgtaaataaaaagaaactCTAAAAATCATGTACagatattataaatgtattatatgATCTaggatataattttaattgttctatatattttttaatattaaaaagtgtAATTAAGATGATATGAAATAatcatattataattttatataaacttaatggtttattaattatggaactaataataatatgacacaataatttgataaatgatattacaattaaacatgttatttttaaaaataaaattaaaatttattaaacgAGGAAGAAAAGATATtctatttatcattaaaaatgaaggaaaaaaaaaactaattgtGATGTATAAGGTTAATcaaattaatgaaattttttacaattgtCGATCATCATAAtatcaatttctttttttaaaaactaataattaaataatatttaccgTAAAACAAGTTGTTTGctatagaaaaaaatgacaatttaaattatttaaaatatcttaccttttaataaaattccTTGAATTTTAGTTGTAActaacaaataattatttgaatattaatataaaataaagatattttctaaaatatcgAAGGTCAATTTAACAAtcattatatcattttataaaataaaagaatttatttttgtattatttacCACTTGACTGAATTATGAAGATTATATATAGTTTATAAATACCAGATACAATaaggaataaaaaaaaaattttttaaacaagtaaaaatgaataaatatataaaaaaaatgtcgtTAATAGCATGTAACGgtgaatgaaaaaaaaattataatataatataaataggAATTAAGTATAGAATTGTATAgtcaaatattatattttaaacaaaaaacttttttaccTTTATAACTAATGGTTATTATAATAGAGTAAtagattaataaaatttattgaaataaaatataaactaataaattttaaaatatttttaacttatatatattttttatcaacaaaGTTTGTTTGAAGgattttatatactttaaaaatctGGTCTACCAAATATGAAAaggaaaattatttatttgataaagttttttatagctttttaaaaaggtataaaataattcaaacatttatatttaatcttattatattaataaatttttatacataatatagttaaactattaaaagtaatttacaattattactataaattaaaaaaaaagtaatctTTAATACCTTTGtttgtataataataattataataattttaaattaatattaattaaatttattttacataaatatgtaatattattCTAAAATGACATATTacattgttaaaatttatttagtacaaaaaaaaaaaaaatttgaatagaAAAATGTTAGTTGATCAAAcaacaaaactttttatgtttaaaagCTTACAGTTAATTATCCAATACACAAACTTCaacttatttatttcttttataataggtaaaaaaaatttccaattgaaaagagaaaaatattaaaaaactatTTGATTTAGGGTTTacataaatgataaataccATAACTTTGCCACAatacaaattaaaattattttacatttttaaagaaataaaatttaattgtattatattttagtaaaaataaaaacaatattatttgtttcaaaatattaaagatatatttaataaattttatttaaaaatttaatcaaaataaaatggcAGAATAGGTGATATGAAGAGGTATTTTAGATagaacattaaaaataataagaaaatatattttattgttattcaaaatcattaaaagtacataatggacaaaatgataaatataaatcttcttttatatcaaaagaaacaaaaatttaatataataaattaaaataggtagatataatataaatctaTGATTTGATATAGCTTACAACCaattaaatatgtattaatgagtaaaaatattcaatcattttaaattgacaatacattttatagaatattattattatattttaatatttaaaataaaattttaaaaatatttttcaatagaTTGAGTACAACTGTTCCATTAAGTATTAAAGAATTAGTGTGCAATAggattatattaatatgaataaatgtacacaa
This genomic window from Strongyloides ratti genome assembly S_ratti_ED321, scaffold srae_chrx_scaffold0000003 contains:
- a CDS encoding Alpha crystallin/Hsp20 domain and HSP20-like chaperone domain-containing protein, which encodes MAPNSQTIRHSQRNLPQRLSSSLYSDKCLPTPLYTPVFSDNKNTFTNYQKQIKTNPPFFISDNKNSSKNKKNPFDYSLPVKEMDQQLAKIRETPSKIICERKKITVFIDMSNFRAEDVQVYVEKGRLTILAEQEVKLNNSTTVIKKFSRKFVIPDDVRNEFIATELDEKGKLKITALRGN